Within the Pseudorasbora parva isolate DD20220531a chromosome 20, ASM2467924v1, whole genome shotgun sequence genome, the region GAAGACTTTCGGGATCAGTGCTGACGTCCTCGAACGTGAGTTTCggttagaactacaaacgcgaaTAAaagaaaactacaaacatggcggaggTGGTTTGACGGTTAAGCAGTTCAGAGAAGGGGGTTTGAGTGATTAATAATCAGTATATAACCTGGAGAAAAGGTGTGTATTCGATGTTATCCACATTTGTGTATTTTCACAATAAATATCAAATACAAAATGAAACACCATTGTGTATTTGATAAAGGTCCGTTCGGTTATGAACACGTACTCTTTCCTCACACACTTGTAGGGCGATTTGGGACGCgtttgtttttcattcagacattttagAAGGAAAAGTGTTTCAATTAAAGTCTTTAAAATAGCTCAAAGCGGATTGTTTTCACTATCTCTGCGGAAAATAAcgctctgagagagagagagagagagagagagagagagagagagagagatgtgttgTAAACAAAGGACAGCAGCGCCTCCTGTTGGTCACTAACAGGAACAACAATCCTCATAAATACACGATATTTAATTCAGTTTTACTGTTGGATCTACACGCATGTGAACGAATATATGACACATTATGGAAGCCCAAATCATAATTACACCACACACAATCTAAAATGATGACATTAAAGGTTCACTATCTAACTTTGCGtattaaacattataaaacgAGCGAGTACACTACGGTACacctataataagtgtttatattgggacaaTTTTTGCTAGGGAAGCACAGAACCTGCGTGACGCGTCATACACGTTAATAGAAGTAGTTCCGGCTAATGTTCTTCCGCGAGACGAGACGCATAAAATAAACTTTTGattattaaaggcacaatatgtctCAACTTCCTTAAGTGATTGCTTATTTccctggatttaaacattcttggaaacattcgGGATAATTTGAGTACACAAGACAACAATATATATCCTAATTATGTCATAATTCATGATTTTGAAGatttttttggattaaaatatccaaaaaacaccagaacagtgttttatatatatatatatatatatatatatataaaacattgttctagtgtttttttgaatattttaatccaaaaaaatatttcatattgtGCCTTACTTAAAACTTataatgtcaaaattatggcatACTAAATCGAAAATATGACAATTAGGAGAAAAAATGTTCAACATTTTTATGTCTTAATTTCGACTTTTtatatcataattatgacttagtaGGCAGAGTAGGGTGTTTTTCACCTCTTTTATAGCAGAAATTAGCCATTTTTGCCTTACAATCACAAgaattaattcatttatttatttaatttattgaatttCACAAGAAATAATTAATCTGCATTCAGGTAAAGAGTCTCTtaccatgtttttattttattttaaatatgctttATGATAGTTCGTTATATTGGTTAATTCGCTATAATAATAAACGTGTACCACCACGTGACTCTAGTGAGTCATTTGAATCATCGCCTGAACCGATTCGCTCGGCGACACATGATTCATTCAACGCTTCTTTCTGAGGTGGATTTGAGGTCAAACAAAGTCTCTGTAAGTCACacttaatgtttattttaaagtcTCTGTAATTCGAACTTCAtgtttattaaactgttgtGTGGTAATATGTCGCCCAGTCGTGTATCTGCTCAGCTGAATCGTCTTATGAATCGATTAAAGCGGTTTGGAGTGAGAGCGACTCGTTTGATTTGTGTTGAAGAGGGAAGCCGCAGATCTCATGATCTTCCAaatgttgtggtttaatttcaaACTTCAGGACATCCAGAATTATGACCACATGTCATGAAAGGTTAAACTGATTACACTTGTTTGGCTAATTTGAAcaattacacacaaaaatgcatgaagttaataatacaaataataatcatGTGAATGTTTTAGTGGCAGTTTGGTCTGTTCTTGACAAACGAacgatacaaaaaataaaatgatgcaCACAATAACCACATCATTAAACCAATGTGATTAGTGCTGTTAGTTATTTACATACTATAAATAGCACAACATCTGGCATTAAAATGCATATACTATagtaaagataataatttaatgataagtATTAATACTCCGGTGCTCGTCTAGACGTGAATTAATTCCATTAATACATTCTCAAAAAGGGCATAAAAGAAAAGCAGAACTATGAGATATGAAGATGCATTTCATACATAAATCATATAACATCCAGCCTAGTAAATACTTTAAATATAGTACACATTTCATAGTGGAATAATTATATTTAAGGCGATACATCATTGGTTAAAGAGTGTTTATGATGCCACTCTCCGTCCGTATGTTTGCTGTGTAAAAATAAAGCCCAAGAAACTAACATTTCCCCTGAGGACTTCTGATGTAAATCATATTGCTTCTAGATTTTGGTAAGTAATAACGATCAGTAAAAATCCTCAGAAGTGATTTTGGTCAGACACATAAGGCTCTAAATTACGGAGCCCCGCTCATGACATGCAAGAAAATAAAGGTAAATAGTGCAcgttatttattatttcagtCCCTCGATTTATACATTTCtgcacgttttactaattcgttccttcgctttataaatcgtgcgcacgttttactaattcgttccctcgatttatcaatcatgcgcatgatttagcaaaccgagggaactaattatttaaacgtgcgcacgatttagcaaaccaagggaactaattatttaaaCGTGCGCACGATTTAGCAAACCGAGGGAACTTATTATTTAAACGTGCGCACGATTTAGCAAACCGAgggaactaattatttaaaCGTGCGCACGATTTAGCAAACCGAGGGAACTTATTATTTAAACGTGCGCACGATTTAGCAAACCGAgggaactaattatttaaaCGTGCGCACGATTTAGCAAACCCAGGGAGCGAATTCGTTAAACGCGTGCACGATTTAGCAAATCAAGGAAATTAAATAGTAAAACATGCgcacgatttagcaaatcgggcgaacgaaatagtaaaacatgCGCACGATTTAGCAAACCGAGGGAGCGAATTCGTTAAACGTGCGCACAATTTAGCAAACTGAGGGAGCGAATTCGTTAAACGTGCGCACGATTTAGCAAACCGAGGGAGCGAATTCGTTAAACGTGCGCACGATTTAGCAAACCGAGGGAGCGAATTCGTTAAATGTGCGCACGATTTAGCAAACCGAGGGAGCGAATTCGTTAAACGTGCGCACGATTTAGCAAACCGAGGGAGCGAATTCGTTAAACGTGCGCACGATTTAGCAAACTGAGGGAGCGAATTCGTTAAACGTGCGCACGATCTAGCAAACCGAGGGAACAAATTCGTTAAACGTGCGCAcaatttagcaaatcgaggaaACTAAATAGTAGTATATAACTGCTAcgaaatataactttttttactgcatgtcatgtgcggggCTCCGTACTAAAGCATCAGAAACACATTCAGCAACATTAGATCCGCTTTAGACAGCAATTCGTGTGTTTGAACGGATAACACGGACTCAAACGAGCAGCGCGTTGACGTCTGCTGAGCCTGAGCCACCAGAAACGAGCGACACGAAGCCTATATCAAAGTGCACGGCGTTTAGGTTGAAGGACGAGGCTGATTGCTGATTGGCTTTGGCAGTGTCCTCACGAGTCCAGTGTTTGCATAGACGCTCAGATGTTGGTTTCGCACTGCATGACGCCATCTTTACTTCCACAGAGTTGCTGCTCCGCCTGAGCATCTGCATCCGTCTCCGTTTGCTCCTCCGGCTCCGCCCGTTTCTCCGCCTCCTCGTGTTTGCGCTCgcgctccagaagccgatagtTGATAAAGTTCCCGATGAAGAGCCAGATGCTGGCGAAAACCACCACAGCTCCGCAGCACAGGTACATGTACTTGTAGTTCTTCGTGATATCCACTAATTTCCCTGCGGATGAAACGGCATGTATTAGACATGTATTAGCACAGCatctgtacttaagtacactttttgagtatctatactttacttgagtacagtacttaagttcactttgagtatctatactttacttgagtactgtacttaagtacactttgaGTATCTACTTTACTTGAGTGCagtacttaagttcactttgagtatctatactttacttgagtactgtacttaagtttactttgagtatctatactttacttgagtactgtacttaagtttactttgagtatctatactttacttgagtactgtacttaagcacactttgagtatctatactttacttgagtactgtacttaagtacactttgagtatctttacttgagtactgtacttaagtacactttgagtatctatactttacttgagtactgtacttaagttcactttgAGTAtctactttacttgagtactgtacttaagttcactttgAGTAtctactttacttgagtactgtacttaagttcactttgagtatctatactttacttgagtgcagtacttaagttcactttgagtatctatactttacttgagtactgtacttaagtacactttgagtatctatactttacttgagtactgtacttaagttcactttgAGTATCTACTTTACTTGAGTGCagtacttaagttcactttgagtatctatactttacttgagtactgtacttaagtacactttgagtatctatactttacttgagtactgtacttaagtacactttgagtatctatactttacttgagtgcagtacttaagttcactttgagtatctatactttacttgagtacagtaCTTAAGTTAACTTTGAGTatctttacttgagtactgtacttaagtacactttgagtatctatactttacttgagtactgtacttaagttcactttgAGTatctttacttgagtactgtacttaagtacactttgagtatctttacttgagtactgtacttaagcacactttgagtatctgtactttacatGAGTgctttacttaagtacactttgagtatctatactttacttgagtagtgtacttaagtacactttgagtatctgtggtttgcttgagtactgtacttaagtacactttgaGTATCTGCACTTTAcctgagtactgtacttaagcacactttgagtatctttacttgagtactgtacttaagcacactttgagtatctttacttgagtactgtacttaagcacactttgagtatctgtactttacatgagtagtgtacttaagtacactttgagtatctgtgctttactggagtactgtacttaagcacactttgagtatctgCACTTTAcctgagtactgtacttaagcacactttgagtatctttacttgagtactgtacttaagtacactttgagtatctttacttgagtactgtacttaagcacactttgagtatctgtactttacatGAGTgctttacttaagtacactttgagtatctatactttacttgagtagtgtacttaagtacactttgagtatctgtggtttgcttgagtactgtacttaagtacactttgagtatctttacttgagtactgtacttaagcacactttgagtATATGTACTGTACTTTAAggatctgtccttcagaaacatggatTATCCTATCACATCCCGCCTCTCTGCCCACTTTCAGTTATCCGCGcgatggcgacgcccagctcgtctctactttacgcttcaaagCGGCTCTTCAGAATGCTATCGATGACGtcacgtccatatttttttacagtctatcaTTCGTCTGCTTTATCGTCTGCTAAATGTTAAAgcacaactccggtgagaaatggccctagaggtaattaacagatggttagcgagtagatcgttctctgggatgcggtttcatgaaaattgaatgtaaagtgttttatctctaaaaacagattagcttatagtcTTGTCCTTGTTatataccactaacaaggctcaaaaaaGCACAGCATTCGTGGCTTGACTGGTCGatactgttttccaagatgtactgtctttataaagtatcttcttattaaactgtttgtactcttacaaagttctcaatgcttcggtttgcatgtagagaccctcattatgctgccgtgttagtgtgaggctattttgagtcttgttagtggtattaactagcggtttaatttcacttactcaatgccccatagacaagcgttataagctaatctgtttttagagataaactCTTTACTTTTGATTTTCATGAGAActcatcccagagaacgatctactcgctaaccatctgttaattacccctaggttcgtTTCTCaacggagttgtcctttaaatgtATCGTGTGTTTTTTACCTGCTAGCGGCGGTCCGATTAGCACCGGACAGCACTCCACAATAGTAGTGAGACCCACGGCGCTGGAGAACCTCTGAGCTCCCACTAGATCCATCAGCGTCTCGAATAGAACCGCGCTCACCATACCAAAAGCGAAGCCAAAAAAGACGGCGTAAACCACCATACCGGTGTAGCTCTGGATCAGCGGGCAAAGCAGGTGACAAACGCCGTTATAAAGCACGGCGAAGCTAAAGAAGTATTGGATTCTGGGCCGGATCCACCGGGAGTTGGCCAAAAGGCCCATTGACGGCCGGGCGAACATATCCACGAATGCCAGGATTGAGAGCAAGAAAGCCGCTTGGTATTCGTCGACGCCGTTGTCCTTGGCATAGGACGAGAGGAAAACAATCGGCGCGAAAAATCCCAAAAACATGATGACGTTCCCGGATAGGTAGATGAGGAAGCCGCGGTGCTTAAAGagcgacaggtccagatatttattGACGGTTTGCCAGGCTGTGGTTTTCTCTTTTTGGGACGGTGCCGGCTTTTCCTCGATTGGCTTGCTTTGGCCCGCCGGGGCCACCAGGGGCCTCATGAGCGCTCCGGCCACGCAGCAGTTGAGCATCAGGCCGCCGAGGATTAGGAAGCTTCCCCTCCAGCCGTACTCATTGATGAGGTACTGGTTGAGCGGCGCCAGCGTGCTGAGGAACACCGGACTGCCCGCCATGGCGAAGCCGTTAGCGATTGGACGCTTCTTGTAGAAGTATCGGCCGATCATCGTCAGCGCCGGCTGGAGGTTGAAGGCCAGACCGAAGCCTGAGAGAGGAGGCAAGACAAGGGACACGGTGAGCATCGGTTAGCAAACGCCGCTAcgaataataaaacaaaatctatGAAATCAGTGTtgcaaaactgacaaaatgaaCGCGGCAAAACTGACAGAACGTGGCAAAACAGGTCAAACGAACGCTGCAAAACAGACGAAACGGACGCAGAAAAACGAATGAAACGGACACGACAAAACAGACGAAATGAACGCAGAAAAACAGATGAAACGGACACAGAAAAACTGATGAAACGGACGTGACAAAACAGATGAAACGGACACAGAAAAACTGATGAAACGGACGTGACAAAACAGATGAAATGAACGCGGCAAAACAGATGCAGAAAAACTGATGAAAAGGACGTGACAAAACAGACGAAATGAACGCGGCAAAACAGACTAAACGGACACAGAAAAACTGATGAAACGGACGTGACAAAACAGATGAAATGAACGCGGCAAAACAGATGCAGAAAAACTGATGAAAAGGACGTGACAAAACAGACGAAATGAACGCGGCAAAACAGACTAAACGGACACAGAAAAACTGATGAAAAGGACGTGACAAAACAGACGAAATGAACGCGGCAAAACAGACTAAACGGACACAGAAAAACTGATGAAAAGGACGTGACAAAACAGACGAAATGAACGCGGCAAAACAGACTAAACGGACACAGAAAAACTGATGAAAAGGACGTGACAAAACAGACGAAATGAACGCGGCAAAACAGACTAAACGGACACAGAAAAACTGATGAAAAGGACGTGACAAAACAGACGAAATGAACGCGGCAAAACAGACTAAACGGACACAGAAAAACTGATGAAACGGACGTGACAAAACAGACGAAACGGACACAGAAAAACTGATGAAACGGACGTGACAAAACAGACGAAACGGACACAGAAAAACTGATGAAACGGACACGACAAAACAGACGAAATGAACGCAGAAAAACAGATGAAACGGACACAGAAAAACTGATGAAACGGACGTGACAAAACAGATGAAACGGACACAGAAAAACTGATGAAACGGACGTGACAAAACAGATGAAATGAACGCGGCAAAACAGATGCAGAAAAACTGATGAAAAGGACGTGACAAAACAGACGAAATGAACGCGGCAAAACAGACTAAACGGACACAGAAAAACTGATGAAAAGGACGTGACAAAACAGACGAAATGAACGCGGCAAAACAGACTAAACGGACACAGAAAAACTGATGAAAAGGACGTGACAAAACAGACGAAATGAACGCGGCAAAACAGACTAAACGGACACAGAAAAACTGATGAAAAGGACGTGACAAAACAGACGAAATGAACGCGGCAAAACAGACTAAACGGACACAGAAAAACTGATGAAAAGGACGTGACAAAACAGACGAAATGAACGCGGCAAAACAGACTAAACGGACACAGAAAAACTGATGAAACGGACGTGACAAAACAGACGAAACGGACACAGAAAAACTGATGAAACGGACGTGACAAAACAGACGAAACGGACACAGAAAAACTGATGAAACGGACACGACAAAACAGACGAAATGAACGCAGAAAAACAGATGAAACGGACACAGAAAAACTGATGAAACGGACGTGACAAAACAGATGAAACGGACACAGAAAAACTGATGAAACGGACGTGACAAAACAGATGAAATGAACGCGGCAAAACAGATGCAGAAAAACTGATGAAAAGGACGTGACAAAACAGACGAAATGAACGCGGCAAAACAGACGAAACGGACACAGAAAAACTGATGAAACGGACGTGACAAAACAGACGAAACCAACACAGAAAAACTGATGAAACGGACGTGACAAAACAGACGAAACGGACACAGAAAAACTGATGAAACGGACACGACAAAACAGACGAAATGAATGCGGCAAAACTGGCAGAACGCGGCAGAACAGGCAAAACGAACGTGACAAAACGGACGCAGAAAAACTGACAAAATAGATGCGACAAAACGGACAGAACTGGTGAAACGGTCGCGGCAAAACAGACGAAACAAACGCGGCAAAAACTGATGCggcaaaactgacaaaatggaCGCGCCAAAATGTGGCAAAACTGCTGAAACGAATGCGGCAAAACTAACGAAACGCAGAAAACTGATGAAACGGACGTGGCTAAACAGACTCGCAATTCTGACAAAAAAGATGAGGCATTACAGACGAAACAAATGCGGTAAAACAGACTAAACGGATACAGGAAAACTGATGAAACAGGCAAAACTGATGGAacacagaaaaacagaaaacGAACGCGGCAAAACTGATGAAACACACTCGGCAAAACAGACAAAACGGACGCGGGAAAACTGACGAAACACACTCGGCAAAACAGACGAAACGGACGCGGGAAAACTGACGAAACACACTCGGCAAAACAGACGAAACGGACGCGGGAAAACTGACGAAACACACTCGGCAAAACAGACGAAACGGACGCGGGAAAACTGACGAAACACACTCGGCAAAACAGACGAAACGGACGCGGGAAAACTGACGAAACACACTCGGCAAAACAGACGAAACGGACGCGGGAAAACTGACGAAACACACTCGGCAAAACAGACGAAACGGACGCGGGAAAACTGACGAAACACACTCGGCAAAACAGACGAAACGGACGCGGGAAAACTGACGAAACACACTCGGCAAAACAGACGAAACGGACGCGGGAAAACTGACGAAACACACTCGGCAAAACAGACGAAACGGACGCGGGAAAACTGACGAAACACACTCGGCAAAACAGACAAAACGGACGCGGGAAAACTGACGAAACACACTCGGCAAAACAGACAAAACGGACGCGGGAAAACTGACGAAACACACTCGGCAAAACAGACAAAACGGACGCGGGAAAACTGACGAAACACACTCGGCAAAACAGACAAAACGGACGCGGGAAAACTGACGAAACACACTCGGCAAAACAGACAAAACGGACGCGGGAAAACTGACGAAACACACTCGGCA harbors:
- the zgc:165507 gene encoding monocarboxylate transporter 2, which codes for MPPPVGPPAVPPPDGGWGWAVVGGAFISIGFSYAFPKATTVFFKDIQRIFNASYSQVAWISSIMLAVMYAGGPISSILVNAYGCRPIMILGGFLCAVGMISASFCNNVTQLYVCIGVIGGFGLAFNLQPALTMIGRYFYKKRPIANGFAMAGSPVFLSTLAPLNQYLINEYGWRGSFLILGGLMLNCCVAGALMRPLVAPAGQSKPIEEKPAPSQKEKTTAWQTVNKYLDLSLFKHRGFLIYLSGNVIMFLGFFAPIVFLSSYAKDNGVDEYQAAFLLSILAFVDMFARPSMGLLANSRWIRPRIQYFFSFAVLYNGVCHLLCPLIQSYTGMVVYAVFFGFAFGMVSAVLFETLMDLVGAQRFSSAVGLTTIVECCPVLIGPPLAGKLVDITKNYKYMYLCCGAVVVFASIWLFIGNFINYRLLERERKHEEAEKRAEPEEQTETDADAQAEQQLCGSKDGVMQCETNI